A genomic stretch from Eretmochelys imbricata isolate rEreImb1 chromosome 24, rEreImb1.hap1, whole genome shotgun sequence includes:
- the LOC144280031 gene encoding ras-related and estrogen-regulated growth inhibitor-like protein produces MVVQLRTAPQQPGGMSEGSQPKVEANILVLGAEKVGKSALTVRFLTRRFIGEYGDIESVYTHNVMVGGRDVCFSIWDSTCPQAAELQGWVSEKQLRWADGFVVVYSICDRSSFHLAHQQLQRIRQLKRRGSSEKAPVILVGNKRDLQHRRAVSSEEGRLLALSTNSGFFEISAAETYHGALVVFHELLDLVRDSRSSGKKAVGIRSIVRSMSAVFGRRRTE; encoded by the exons ATGGTCGTTCAGCTCCGCACGGCGCCCCAGCAGCCCGGCGGGATGTCCGAGGGGAGCCAGCCCAAAGTGGAAGCCAACATCCTGGTGCTGGGAGCGGAGAAAGTGGGGAAATCTG CTCTGACAGTCCGATTCCTCACCCGGAGGTTTATTGGTGAATACGGGGATATTG AATCCGTTTACACGCACAATGTGATGGTTGGAGGCAGAGACGTTTGCTTCAGCATCTGGGACTCCACCTGCCCCCAG GCCGCCGAGCTCCAGGGCTGGGTGAGTGAGAAGCAGCTGCGCTGGGCGGACGGCTTCGTCGTGGTCTACAGCATCTGCGACCGCTCCAGTTTCCAcctggcccaccagcagctccagcGCATCCGGCAGCTGAAGAGACGGGGCAGTTCCGAGAAAGCGCCCGTCATCCTGGTGGGCAACAAGCGGGACCTGCAGCACCGGCGGGCCGTCTCCAGCGAGGAAGGGCGGCTCCTGGCCCTCTCCACAAACTCGGGCTTCTTCGAGATCTCGGCTGCCGAGACGTACCACGGCGCCCTGGTGGTCTTTCACGAGCTCCTCGACCTGGTGCGGGACTCCAGGAGCTCTGGCAAGAAGGCCGTGGGCATCCGCAGCATCGTCCGCAGCATGTCAGCCGTCtttgggaggaggaggacagaatGA